The Channa argus isolate prfri chromosome 14, Channa argus male v1.0, whole genome shotgun sequence genome includes a window with the following:
- the fndc7a gene encoding fibronectin type III domain-containing protein 7 has translation MGTTHLKMLKLLFLLTITEICAAQNDIALSVFTVTSKSLTVQWSGLTGASSYKITATPKYSSKRPVFAQFGGNTVIGSVNSLSPNTVYTVQLEAIDNALNVLSSAKTEETTAPDIPIVVEAYSKISDSMTVVFSEVSGATSYILRAETDDFFSETPVSSSPGTILQLQPFTDYKLSVMSVNSGGRSQPSEIVIAKTVVVAPQLNTTSPANDSIRVTWLPVDNAVLYTLCIIQEGSSTRVKVNTTDITLTFNNLAAGVTYCIQGTAWDSQGRTGDHVNVCQITRPPSPDVIDVQVSQGRSLGITVYWVAVPGANNYIAWTSNGRNCTTTDNNYCYIIPVECGQNRSVSVTAYNAAGPSSPSQPAHYITYPCLPDNIWVEEPNPGNCSLRWDNVQLVDYYMAFIKRDDGTERSCNTTETTCSFFCACGYTYLVTVFPYNQAGSSPYANVRNYTTIPCCPQDVTIQLISTDTLEVMWSPVKGAEVYETTAAQTNNVIHCNDTSPVCALSDLRCNTAYSVMVTPCSELRGCNRSCPSNTRETAPCTPEILNITQTNSSTYSVFITNPNIPNTNYTITAIGRYDTHTCQTRNNSCELTQLPCGSTYEVMTVATTAAGRSLPGYEKVLETGPCCPSFVKVTQVTQALTNVTWSPGNGARSYITSLSSSHGYAKCHTLDTHCLMGCITCSTNYSIKLEAISSTGHKSECKYFGFSSSPCCPVGIKLYRRANNSLRVIWHSLAPQINNHTVEINGTVANYTCTTDDSRKYCDFQEGACGEVFTVVVAPIQQNGIKVSFCQPRTYSVPCPGGSVSSGILISRRR, from the exons ATGGGaacaacacatttaaagatgctgaaacttttgtttttactaacTATCACAGAG ATTTGTGCTGCGCAAAATG ACATCGCACTGTCAGTGTTTACAGTCACATCTAAGAGTTTGACAGTGCAGTGGAGCGGCCTCACTGGTGCCAGCTCCTACAAGATCACAGCAACACCCAAGTACTCCTCAAAACGACCTGTCTTTGCTCAGTTTGGTGGCAACACTGTGATCGGATCAGTCAACTCCCTGTCGCCAAACACAGTGTACACAGTGCAGTTAGAAGCCATCGACAATGCTCTCAATGTGCTCAGCAGTGCAAAGACTGAGGAGACAACAG ctcCTGACATCCCTATTGTTGTAGAGGCCTACTCCAAAATAAGTGACAGCATGACTGTGGTCTTCTCTGAGGTTTCTGGAGCAACCAGCTACATCCTGAGAGCAGAGACAGATGATTTCTTTTCTGAGACCCCAGTGAGCAGCTCCCCAGGCACCATTCTGCAGCTCCAACCTTTCACAGACTATAAGCTCAGCGTCATGTCCGTCAACTCGGGAGGGAGAAGCCAGCCCTCAGAGATTGTCATCGCAAAGACAG TGGTGGTTGCACCACAGTTGAACACCACCTCCCCTGCAAATGACTCCATCCGTGTGACCTGGTTGCCAGTGGACAATGCTGTCCTCTACACTCTTTGCATCATACAAGAGGGCTCCAGCACCCGCGTAAAAGTCAACACCACTGACATCACATTGACCTTTAATAACCTTGCAGCAGGGGTTACCTACTGCATCCAGGGCACAGCCTGGGACTCTCAGGGACGCACTGGAGACCACGTCAATGTCTGCCAGATTACAC GTCCTCCAAGCCCAGATGTGATTGATGTCCAAGTGAGTCAGGGTCGGTCACTTGGCATCACTGTGTACTGGGTGGCAGTGCCGGGAGCTAATAACTACATTGCCTGGACCTCTAATGGTCGAAACTGTACCACCACAGATAATAATTACTGTTACATCATACCTGTAGAGTGCGGCCAGAACCGCTCTGTTTCTGTCACAGCCTATAACGCCGCTGGTCCGAGCAGCCCCTCACAACCAGCGCATTATATTACAT acCCATGTCTTCCAGACAACATCTGGGTGGAGGAGCCCAATCCAGGCAACTGCTCACTAAGGTGGGATAATGTACAACTGGTGGACTACTACATGGCTTTTATAAAGAGGGACGATGGGACTGAAAGGTCATGTAACACCACTGAGACCACCTGCTCCTTTTTCTGCGCATGTGGCTACACCTACCTTGTTACCGTCTTCCCCTACAACCAGGCTGGCTCCAGCCCTTATGCAAACGTTCGCAACTACACTACAA TTCCTTGTTGTCCACAGGACGTTACCATTCAGCTGATTTCTACAGACACGTTGGAGGTCATGTGGTCACCGGTCAAAGGGGCTGAGGTGTATGagacaacagcagcacagactaATAATGTTATCCACTGTAACGACACATCCCCGGTGTGTGCGCTGTCAGATCTGAGGTGCAACACAGCTTATTCTGTAATGGTCACACCTTGCAGTGAGTTACGAGGATGCAACCGCAGCTGCCCATCCAACACACGTGAGACAG CTCCATGCACACCAGAGATCCTGAATATAACGCAGACCAACAGTTCCACATACAGTGTCTTCATCACCAACCCCAATATACCCAACACAAATTATACAATCACTGCCATCGGACgctatgacacacacacatgtcagACAAGAAACAATTCCTGTGAGCTCACACAGCTGCCCTGTGGGTCAACCTACGAAGTCATGACAGTGGCCACCACAGCTGCAGGGCGAAGTCTACCTGGATATGAAAAGGTTTTAGAAACAG GTCCTTGCTGTCCCAGTTTTGTGAAAGTGACCCAGGTCACCCAAGCTTTGACCAATGTGACCTGGTCACCTGGCAACGGAGCTCGCTCCTATATTACTTCTTTGTCATCTTCTCATGGATATGCCAAATGCCACACTCTGGACACCCACTGCCTGATGGGATGCATCACCTGCAGCACTAACTATAGCATCAAATTGGAAGCAATCAGCAGCACAGGACACAAGTCAGAGTGCAAATATTTTGGATTCTCATCCA GTCCCTGCTGTCCAGTCGGCATTAAGCTGTATCGCAGAGCCAACAACTCTCTCAGGGTGATCTGGCACTCTCTGGCCCCTCAGATCAACAACCACACAGTAGAGATTAATGGGACAGTCGCCAACTACACATGTACTACAGATGACAGTAGAAAATACTGTGATTTCCAGGAGGGTGCATGTGGAGAGGTCTTTACAGTGGTGGTGGCGCCAATTCAACAGAATGGGATAAAAGTCAGTTTCTGTCAGCCCAGGACATACTCAG TTCCCTGCCCTGGAGGAAGTGTCAGCAGTGGTATAT tGATCTCTCGTCGAAGATGA